Below is a genomic region from Pseudomonadota bacterium.
TTGCATCATCTACGACATTGATTAGACTGGAAGCCATTTTTTCTCCAAGCATCCCTTTGTAACAGGAAAGTCCTTCCATTGCAAGGTCTGCCTCAAGTCCATGACCTATTGCCTCATGGATCATGGTGCCTCCAGCCTCTGATGCAAGCACAACGGTCTTCATGCCCATAGGGGCTTCCTGTGCACCGAGCAGCCCTGCCAGTCTTTTTACGGTTTTATTTGCAAGGTCTTCAATCGCCTCATTTGTAAAAAACTCAAACCCGTAAAATCCACCTATTGCCTCATAGGCTGTCTGCATCTCGCCATCCTCTTCACCCACTATAAGGAGGGTTAAAACAACCTGCGTGCGGTTATCCTCAATAGCTGCGCCTTCACTGTTATAGATTTTTATATTCTGATGCGAATCCCTGTAAACAACCCTTACCTGTTTAATCCTTTGCTCCATCTTTCGCACAAGAGATTCGAGGTTTTTTACCATACTTAGCTTTTCTTTCATGTCAACACCTTCAGGGTCAGTAGAAATGGAAAAGGGATAATTCGCCTTAATATGCCTTCCTTTCTTTATATCAGGCGACTGTGTCTCTTCCTTTGAAAATCTGGAGAGTCCTTTCGCCAGTTCAACAAGATGTTTACCTTCGAAAGAGTTCGTGGATGTATAGAAGGTTTTCCATGGATTGATTACACGAATCCCCACCCCTTTATCCAGTGCTTTCTCTATCTTTTCTATTCTCCCTGATTCAAGATGGATATGGGTATATGTCCTTTCTTCGGCAAATATATCAGCGTATATAGCGTTCCCGGCCATCATTGTCTTCAATATCCTTTTTTCATCAAACATGTTCAACCTCCCGGAATACAATGCCATAATTTGCCATATCTGCTATTATAGCCTCAATATCATGTTCGAAATTTGAGGGGTATATTACCTCTATCAAACCCCTTTTCCCGTCCAGAACGGAAAAAATCCCGACCTCTTCGTATGATTCCAAAATCGATTTGAAAAAACCTATTGCCTCTCTATTGATGATAAATCTCTTAGTTCTCTCCACCAACACTACCTCATTATTTATTCCAGGGCATCAGCAGTTATTCACTGCCTGCTGCCTACTGCATACTGCCTACTCTATTA
It encodes:
- a CDS encoding DUF4911 domain-containing protein, yielding MERTKRFIINREAIGFFKSILESYEEVGIFSVLDGKRGLIEVIYPSNFEHDIEAIIADMANYGIVFREVEHV
- a CDS encoding TldD/PmbA family protein, with the translated sequence MFDEKRILKTMMAGNAIYADIFAEERTYTHIHLESGRIEKIEKALDKGVGIRVINPWKTFYTSTNSFEGKHLVELAKGLSRFSKEETQSPDIKKGRHIKANYPFSISTDPEGVDMKEKLSMVKNLESLVRKMEQRIKQVRVVYRDSHQNIKIYNSEGAAIEDNRTQVVLTLLIVGEEDGEMQTAYEAIGGFYGFEFFTNEAIEDLANKTVKRLAGLLGAQEAPMGMKTVVLASEAGGTMIHEAIGHGLEADLAMEGLSCYKGMLGEKMASSLINVVDDATLPHARGTYAYDDEGIPSERTILVENGVLKNYLFDRFHALRYDKVSTGNGRRESFRFKPIPRMSNTMILPGNDDPSKIISSVDDGVFVVKMGGGQVDTVRGDFVFEISEGYIIEKGH